Proteins encoded within one genomic window of Procambarus clarkii isolate CNS0578487 chromosome 31, FALCON_Pclarkii_2.0, whole genome shotgun sequence:
- the LOC138370253 gene encoding protein SON-like, which yields MKLFFDTLFFSCVTTVHAIAAVLASVIHAIAAVLASVIHAIAAVLASVIHAIAAVLASVIHAIAAVLASVIHATSVLMFLKLQLLSKHLFWVQLFMQYFFLLRYFLVASAIVTAVLAASVVTTKVLAAAVLATVVLATSVLSTIVLAASVLATVVLAASVLSTAVLAASVLATAVLAASVLGTTVLATAVFATTVLAASVLATAVLATAVFATAVFATTVLAASVLATAVLATAVFATAVFATTVLAASVLATAVFATTVLATTVLATAVLATAVLVTAVFATAVLTTAVLATAIHTPVAMSTPVPLY from the coding sequence atgaagctgttctttgatACATTATTTTTTTCTTGTGTTACAACTGTTCATGCGATTGCAGCTGTTCTTGCTTCTGTTATTCATGCGATTGCAGCTGTTCTTGCTTCTGTTATTCATGCGATTGCAGCTGTTCTTGCTTCTGTTATTCATGCGATTGCAGCTGTTCTTGCTTCTGTTATTCATGCGATTGCAGCTGTTCTTGCTTCTGTTATTCATGCTACatctgttcttatgttcttgaagTTACAGCTGTTGTCGAAACATCTGTTCTGGGTACAGCTTTTCATGCAGTATTTTTTCTTGCTGCGCTATTTCCTTGTTGCATCTGCTATTGTTACAGCTGTTCTTGCTGCATCTGTCGTTACTACAAAGGTTCTTGCTGCAGCTGTTCTTGCTACAGTAGTTCTTGCTACATCTGTTCTTTCTACAATAGTTCTTGCTGCATCTGTTCTTGCTACAGTAGTTCTTGCTGCATCTGTTCTTTCTACAGCAGTTCTTGCTGCATCTGTTCTTGCTACAGCTGTTCTTGCTGCATCTGTTCTTGGTACAACTGTTCTTGCTACAGCTGTTTTTGCTACAACAGTTCTTGCTGCATCTGTTCTTGCTACAGCTGTTCTTGCTACAGCTGTTTTTGCTACAGCTGTTTTTGCTACAACAGTTCTTGCTGCATCTGTTCTTGCTACAGCTGTTCTTGCTACAGCTGTTTTTGCTACAGCTGTTTTTGCTACAACAGTTCTTGCTGCATCTGTTCTTGCTACAGCTGTTTTTGCTACAACAGTTCTTGCTACAACAGTTCTTGCTACAGCAGTTCTTGCTACAGCTGTTCTTGTTACAGCTGTTTTCGCCACAGCTGTTCTTACCACAGCTGTCCTCGCCACAGCTATTCACACACCAGTCGCCATGTCAACACCTGTGCCATTGTACtga